One genomic region from Saprospiraceae bacterium encodes:
- a CDS encoding aminotransferase class I/II-fold pyridoxal phosphate-dependent enzyme, protein MDISYILNHLGEDRKNYFNAIAPPIIQSSNFAFDSVIDFREKIAQEFETNVYTRGNNPTVEILRKKLAALEHAEDCLVFSSGVAAVAASIMGNVAAGDHIVCVKSVYSWTKTLLQKYLSRFGVTHTYVDGKDLDAIAAAITPQTKLLFLESPTTMTFELQDLAACAQLAKKHGLITVIDNSYCSPYFQNPIDYGIDLVLHSGTKYINGHSDVVMGVLCGSNEMIKKIFFSEYMTIGHILHPQDAFLAIRGLRTLPLRVQRSHDSCATLVERLSTHPKIEKIYYPFISTQQALAVKQMRGGGLFSMQVKAKTKEDMMLFCESLKYFLMAVSWGGHESLIMPTITFYDMPGMPDPELPWNFVRIYIGLEEVDILYKDLLQALERLK, encoded by the coding sequence ATGGATATCAGTTATATACTCAATCACCTGGGAGAAGATCGAAAAAACTATTTTAATGCGATAGCCCCTCCCATCATTCAAAGCAGCAATTTTGCCTTTGACTCAGTAATAGACTTTCGGGAAAAAATAGCTCAGGAATTCGAAACCAATGTATACACCCGCGGCAACAATCCGACGGTTGAAATATTGAGAAAAAAGTTAGCTGCCCTGGAACATGCCGAAGACTGCCTCGTATTCTCCAGTGGAGTAGCTGCGGTCGCAGCCTCCATAATGGGCAATGTAGCTGCTGGCGATCATATAGTCTGTGTCAAATCAGTCTACAGTTGGACTAAGACCTTACTTCAAAAATATTTAAGTCGATTTGGTGTCACGCACACCTATGTAGATGGAAAAGACTTGGATGCTATAGCTGCGGCTATCACTCCTCAGACTAAACTACTTTTCCTTGAAAGTCCGACCACGATGACCTTCGAATTGCAAGACCTGGCTGCATGTGCTCAACTAGCGAAAAAACATGGACTCATCACAGTGATTGATAATAGTTACTGCTCACCCTATTTTCAAAATCCCATAGATTATGGTATAGACCTCGTGTTGCATTCGGGCACCAAATATATCAACGGACATAGTGATGTGGTCATGGGGGTTTTGTGCGGCAGTAACGAAATGATCAAAAAAATCTTTTTCAGTGAGTACATGACCATTGGGCATATACTTCACCCGCAAGATGCCTTTTTAGCCATAAGAGGACTCAGGACTTTGCCATTGAGGGTACAGAGATCACATGATAGTTGTGCTACATTAGTGGAACGATTGTCTACTCATCCAAAGATTGAAAAGATCTATTATCCTTTTATCAGTACGCAGCAAGCACTCGCTGTAAAACAAATGCGGGGAGGTGGCTTATTTTCAATGCAAGTCAAGGCTAAAACGAAAGAAGACATGATGCTTTTCTGTGAGTCACTCAAATACTTTTTGATGGCAGTATCTTGGGGAGGTCATGAGTCATTGATCATGCCTACTATTACTTTTTATGATATGCCGGGTATGCCGGACCCTGAATTGCCGTGGAATTTTGTTCGGATATATATAGGACTCGAAGAGGTGGACATATTGTATAAAGACCTGTTACAGGCATTGGAGCGCCTGAAATAA